A window of Bacillus toyonensis BCT-7112 genomic DNA:
TTGGGACAAGCATTATTAATGTCTTTCAAAAAACGGGAGATCAGTTAAGAAATAAGATGCAAGAGTTAGGACTTAATGAGGAAGAAGCTAACTTTTATGAAGAAAAGCTGGATGAAGGGAAAATCTTGTTATTCGTTAAGGATTTAGAAAGAGTCGGTGAATGGCTACAAGAAAGAAGATGCACGTATTCTCTTTAAATTTGTATCCTTTACATCTATAAATCTATTATGAAAAGGAGATTGGAAATATGAGTGAGAGCGGTCTAAAAGAACAAATTACGGGTAAAGTTGAAAAGAAAAAAGGACAAGTAAAAGAAGGGATTGGTGAAGTTACAGAAGATAGAGAGTTGAAAAATGAAGGGAAGTGGGAGAAGACGAAGGGAACGATAAAAGAAAAAGTCGGAAAAGTTAAACAAAAGATAAGTGATGGATTGGATAATAAAGAATAATACATGTTTATCAAGCTTTGGTTACATACCAAAGCTTGATAAATCAAATATAAAAACAATATAGGAGGTTTAATTGTGGGACTTATTATTACGTGTATTGTAGGTGGACTTATTGGTGCGTTAGCTGGAATGATTACGGGGAAAGA
This region includes:
- a CDS encoding general stress protein, with product METKYSKPFVYEFITEKEVMNAANDLVKKGIEQKDIYVLTHEKERTDRIADNADVNTIGIKEEGLGTSIINVFQKTGDQLRNKMQELGLNEEEANFYEEKLDEGKILLFVKDLERVGEWLQERRCTYSL
- a CDS encoding CsbD family protein, with protein sequence MSESGLKEQITGKVEKKKGQVKEGIGEVTEDRELKNEGKWEKTKGTIKEKVGKVKQKISDGLDNKE